atacatacaTACAAACCAGGCTTACCTATGTTTTTACCCCTAATGTAGATCAGAAGTGACGAAGTCAAGATTTAAAGgtgtgtatataaatataaatatatatatatacatatatataaactctcataatataaattaaaattataaaaaattaggaGGAGTCAACTTTGTTTTATACATATATTCACGcactatgaattaaaattttctaaacttagCGGGGTCATGGCTCCCCTCAACCTCCTTTGGCTCTGTCATTGTAGATGAGGTTACAACTTATAGCATCTGACAGAATAAAGGTCAACTAAACTCTCTTTTCGCttccccaaaaacaaaaaaaaaaaaggagaaacttttttggcttttttgtttttcatcttGAGAGGAAAATAGTACTTGTGGTGTTGTTTCAGTATGAACATTTAACTAAGCAGAATTAAGTTTGATTTTTAAGCAGCTTGCACTTGTCAGGACTGAAAAAGAATAAGAGGTCAATCATGGGACTGTGTGCTGGCATTCTAGCAGCTTCTTGCAAAAACAGTTGAAGTAAAAACAATTATCATTCTATTCATCAATCATGCAATAAATTAGAATTGAGTGACTAAGATTTCTATGGAACTATGTTAGTTGCTCTTCAAATGCAAGTCCTTTGAAGAATAAACATTTAGTTGAGTGGCTTCCTAATCAGTTTTTGTGTAGAAAGTCTATGTTATGATGACTTGTGTGATTACCCCATTGCCTACCACCTGAAAGCACAAGTTGTTAGAGATCATGGTCACCTTTATGTACAGGTAAACTAACACGCTCCACATTTTCTCAATTCTTAGATCCTGAAATGAATTAAACTCCAAAATGGTGACATTTGCTAAGTAGTTTAATTATGTACTAGTTTAATGACTTGTTGAAGCCAAAATCAGTAACAAAAAGTGTTTAAGCCCAAGTTGCTATACTAAATTGTGTGCTATCTGGAATGTTCCAAAAATTACCCGATGGGGACGTTGGATAAAGGCTTGAGGTTTCACAGTATTACCATGTCAAAGCTGCATCCTCATTTATCGCTATTCGCTATGGATCCAAATCAGTTCACTCAGTTCTCTTCATACTAACCAGGCAATCTAGGATTCCAGACTTAAGATTGTCATCCTCTCTAATGAGTTGTGCTACCACATCACCTAAAATTAGCTGTTAAGAGGACTAACTCAGCTCCTCTCTCTTGCACCTGGTGCTTTGTAAAGCTTAACAAGAAATATTAAGTCATAAGCATGTTCCTTTATGACAAAGTCTTGTGGTTCAGATGTCTGTGTGCACATGTTCTGGACAATCATTGCACTTACTGATATAGCTCATTGTAACTATTTTTGGTGGCAAAGGAGCCAAAAATGAGCTGTTatttgatcttctttttctgcctTCTCTTACTTATGAAGTTATGACCGGCATAGAAATTAACTCCAAAAAGCAAATATGCTTTCTGCTGGATGGATGTTAATAGATGTTATCTGCCTTCATGCTCATGCAGCATTGCTATTGACTGACAATGGTTGATTGCATTTTCAGGTGCTGCTGTGATGGATTTGTCAGGATATTCGGAGAAGGGTTTCAAGAGAAAACTTGAAGTACAAGCTCTGTTTGGGAAGGTTTTTAAATCTTTCTAAGGTAATTTTGATAGCTTTTTGCTGAAATGCTCCAATGTGCACCTTGCATAACTAGTTTTTTATTGTGTTATTCTGGAATCACGGTTTTTGCATAGTATACTTATTCACTAACTCGCAAACCATTTTGTACTTCCTCCCACTCTCCCCCCCCCCTCCTTTATGGTAACTTTCCACTAGATTTCTTCTTATAGTAAGAAGTGGGGTGTGGTGGCGGCAAGAGGTGAGGGGTGGTAGTGGAGGAAGAAAGGAGGGtgatattttattttgatttatatatttatttatagatAATAGGTAAGGTGTACTTGGGTTGTTTTTGGATTAATCTTACTGTAGACTTGTATTTGAAATTCAAGGTTTTCCCAAAACTGGGAATCCGTACAGAGCCTTAAGTATAAACAAATATATTGTAACATTTGGTTTGTTCAGAAACCTGCTCTAGTTTCACAACGTAGGATGACAATTTGGTCTTCACATGAGTTTAACTCCATATATTTGGCGTGCTAGTGATTAAATTAAACTTCAGAGAAGTCCATGTCATTCTCGGTGGCTGTGTGTGAACTATGATGTACTAATTTTATGCACATCGGTCTTGCTCAAGGTCTATCCTAGTTACTAATGTCATCCTTCTCGTCTTGAAGTTCACATGGATCTCTTTTCTGTTTGGCATCTTGTTTGAAAAGTCCTCCAATCTAATACTTTAGTTTCATCAATGGTATCTAAGCTTGTCTAGAAGGAGAGAGATTTTCCTGTTGAATTGTAATCTTAATCTTGGATAGGACTTGTTCTAAACCCAGTTTTTGTATCACCGATATGCATTTCGGTACATTTTAATGCATTATTTAACTTTTTGTACCTATCTACCAGCTGCCTGAGTTCAAGGGATAGCTCGATAACTGTCAAAGAAATATTTGGAGTTGCTGAGTAAGAATCTCCGGTGGAACCTCTTAGTCATTTTAATTTAAAACTTTCTACTCAATTGACAATTTCTTGCTTTTCAATTCTCTCAGTGAGGATGCAGAAAATATCAGGTTACACACAGTTTCAGAAGCTGGGGATCTGGATTCACTGGAGAAAATGATTGATTGGTCAGAATCTGAAAATTCTCCAGATGAATCATCCAATGCTTCGTGATTCTCaccaaatatgcaaaattttggcaaaattgTGGTGGGATATAATGCAAATGCAGTAGGATCAAGGAATGCTCGGATACTATAATGTCTTGAGTACAGTCATAGTTGGACAGGTTCGAGCTTACTATTTACCTAGTTTGACAGCTGCAATTAAAGTTTTCTAGATTATTCTGTTTGATCACATATTTCTTTGCTATTTGAGCAACCTTGGTGAAATACTTTTATAGGCTATGTCTAATGAGAAGTATCCTGCTTTTGCCACAAAATTAAACCAAGCAAAAGAGCCACTCATGAAAGTGCTCCAGGTCTTGGCCTAAAAGAGTTAAAGGACGTTGAAGTAGGCAGTTCATTGGTGGTCTAAATGTTCTTTTGGTATCCTGTTAGCTCTCGAGTCTAGTTTGTCCTCAGAGCTTCATGGCAACACTGAGAGAGCATTATAataaattttaccaattttagtTTCTTCCAGATGAAAACATTAAAGTTAAAAGTAGCTGAAAacatcttttccttttctagGCTGTCAAAGCATTGATGTTTACCACTTTTAGTTTCTTCCAGGGCGAAAACCTTAAATGTAAAGTAGTTTTGATTTACTTGTGGAAAgcatcttttgtttttctagACTTCTAAAACATAAATGTAAAAAGCATTCGAGGGCCTTCTTGCTCAGTTAAAACTAATAACGGGATCAACCTACAGATTGTTATTAACGTTTACAAAATGCCTCTAATCATTCTAGTGAAAGAACACTTGTGGTGTCTAAGGAATCTCTTGGGTAATAATAGACTGGAAAAATACCCCATGGAagttaataattcaataaatgaGGTTCCATGGAATCGAATAAGTACATCCTGTCTTAAGACTTATGTTTGGATTTTTTGGATTCTACAGACCAGAGAGGAGGGTGAATTTTGTATTCTTTGGATGGCTTTTCCTCTTTCTTGATTTCGCCATCCTTTTTCTTGATCTCATCGTCTTCTAAAATGTCCTTAGAAAATGCATCAGGATTTGCTTTGATACAATTCTGCAGAGCCACAAATGGATGAACACAGTCTGAGCCCTACAAGGAAAGTAGCAAACAAATTAAGAGGCTTCAAGACAAGATAGACATAGAgacaaaaggggaaaaaaaaacctatGACCCACATATATTAATGGCAAAACAGTGAGAGAGACTACACTACTATATCCTATATTAGGGATTGTGTGTTTTCTTATCCTATTAAGAATTAACAGTGTGGAAGTCGACTACAATACTTTCTTCTTGTTGAATGACTAAAAGAAAGGACGGCAATATGAAGATCATATCTCCCAGACACTGATCTAACCTAAGTGCATTTCTCAACCCAAACAATTAGAACCTTGGAAATGCTGGTTGGAAGGTTTTCAAGTAATAACTGCTAAAAATGTGCTCTATAATGACTACTGGACAAAAAGTTAAGAACACAGAGAGACTACATTACAGGGCCCAATTTCCTGCTAAAATTTTAGCCTGGTGTAGTTAACACTCgagtaaattttgatttgcaaTAGAGGTTATATTATCTGCTGGCAGCATAAGATGAGGCAAGCCACTGACAATTGCACCAGTATAAACATGTGGTGCTGTATGAGTGCGAGCTTAAATGTTCATATCAGCACCATGCAAGCTAGAACATGAGAAAAGCAAAGGAGACGagatttcttggaaaaaataattttacagTGATCATCAGGTATTCCTTTCTCAAGATTAAATCTTTGAGTACCCAAGTAAATATTATGATTTAGAGGTTTTGATAAGATTGATTTCATCTCATTTTCAAGTTTGTTCTTCATTTCCCAAGCACAAGTAATGTGGTCAAAATTTTGGCTTTAGGTTTACTTGCAGTCTCTCACCAGTATTCAAGCATCACAAGTCCTTGAGAAACACAAAACAAGAGTGCAAGGACGGGCTCTATGCAGACACAGACAACATAACAGGGATTATTTCTTAGGCAATTGCAGCTAATTTCATCCATCTATCTCCTCCTAAAACAGGGGAGGACGAAGGGAATGTGGGTATTTTCTTGAGCAATTGTGGCCGATTATCCGGCCCTTGATCTCCATCTATATCAGATTTGGTTTCACATAAGCTATGATAATTTAAAGACATATAAAAGGTGGTATAACCTAAAAGAGCCGCAACCATATGAACATTGCACAAACATTTGTTTCTGGTCCTAAACGATTTAAAAAGTCATTTCTTCTTACACTTGAATGATAATGCTTGGCGCAGCAATTTGCTAGTGCTAATCCaactttaaaaaatgtatttcaGGCGGTTTTTCAGTAACTCAAATTGCATACTGAATCAGTAGAAggcagaaaatgaaaaaaaggaaaaaaaaaaatgattgtaGGCTTTGGTGATTACCTTCTCTGGAGCAGTGCTCTTGAGGAAACAGAGGAAGGCATTAGAGAACTGGAAGCCACAAGGACCTGTCCTCAAATGAGCAATGCAAGGGCATTCCAGTGCTCTCTGAGCTTTTTCCTCCACTGACTTAACATTTGAGGCCACATAAATTTCAGTCAGTCCCAAGTTTGAACcacaatatattaaaaaaactcAAAACAGAAAATTGAATCAGTAGTTTTAATTAGTAATAGTTGGAAACTGAATCCATCCTACCAAATTCTCATCTTCATCGCCAAATGCTGCAGCTTCTgcactaaaaaaagaaaagttagtaACTTTTGAGAAGGGTTTCGGGTTTAAGGCTCGTCTACTCAGTCCAATATTAGGTCAAATTACAAGAAGTAATaatcagaaaaaagaaaggatggAGGAGTATTGAACCAGCAATTAAAGAATCAAGAGATGAATTCTGATCATCGGTAGCGGCGCCGGTAGGATGAGCTGAAGAAGGGTTCTTTTCATCCTCTGGGCCTACTGGTTGGCTCTGTACTTGTCCCATATCTCATCAAAATTGGAAGCCACagagatgaagaaaaaaaaggggaaaaggcagcggcagcagcagcagcagcagccaaacacatttggacttgaattttgAAGTTGGAGTTGGAGTGGGGTGTTACTGCAACCCATGTAAAGttgtggagtgatttgcaattgaTCGTTATTGTGCCATCAAAGTTGGTATTTAATTCATTGAATTGAACCTCTAACTTGGCataatttttggattttttttatatgaCTATATTTACAATTACGCCATTTTGATGCTAAGTATTTGAAGAGACGTTCATAATATCAATTAAAAGAAATCTCAAAGTGCTGGTACAGTAAAGCCTCTATACATTAATAACTTAGGATGATACAGATTCTATTAATTCAAAaagttattaatttatgaaGTGTACTTATAATTTAGAGAAATACACATTTAATTAActaaagttttattttattttataaaaatgtgaattattatATTAATAAAATGTGGCTAAAAATTTAAGGAATATATACCAATGCATAtttacttgatttgtaagtatAATTTAATAAGTAAATCTTAtgtacactgacagtgtatacactatcaccatttgattcatgacatgtgtgcaaaaattgaattttaaattcaaattttgcatagttgtcattcatcaaATGCTAATAGtctatacactgtcagtgtagaaaagattaatcctaatTTAATTCTATTAATGTCTTCAATATATGTATAACTGATATCATTTTTCTATTAtcaagagataaaaaaaaaaaatcttacgaATACTAAATGATAGATGCCTACTCCCATTTTATTAAATGCATACAATGAATTAGATTAGTAATATTATGCATATAAGTGATAGGGAAGTCTTCTCATAATAAACAAACACAAAATGTTCTTACATCTCATTGTTAAACTATGACTTTCGATCTAAAAGGTGTTCATAAATCAACCATGACTGATCAAATATGTAAAGCATTATGTGAGTATAGTACAGAACATCCCTGTGCACTCAAAAATAGTTGCAGCAATGGaagtttgaaaaagaaaagaatattagactaatatttttgaaaaatatgatatataattttagtgaattattaatttataatatGAATGGGACCAAAGGGTTATGTGAAGTATTGATATCAACGGGACCAAAGGGTTATGTGAAgtattcaaaaaaattattatcttttatttttatatttatgtagattttttattatgttattatattagtaaaattattaatttagctCGTTAGCTTAAGTTACcgagaaaaattattatttaatagaAGTTATTAATTTATCGAGCATTAATTTATAGGGGTTTCACCATACTTGTATTAACTACAATGATTTTCAAACAAAACTAGAAtagtattttctcttttttaataagaaaaactGCAATGATTCCTCAtacttgaattttgtaattttttagtcccttacttttaaaataATTCATTATAATCCTTTATGTATAAGGTATCATACTTTTTGACATTTACTTTAACAATGTGTTT
The Coffea arabica cultivar ET-39 chromosome 6c, Coffea Arabica ET-39 HiFi, whole genome shotgun sequence genome window above contains:
- the LOC113692277 gene encoding mitochondrial intermembrane space import and assembly protein 40 homolog, encoding MGQVQSQPVGPEDEKNPSSAHPTGAATDDQNSSLDSLIAEAAAFGDEDENLSVEEKAQRALECPCIAHLRTGPCGFQFSNAFLCFLKSTAPEKGSDCVHPFVALQNCIKANPDAFSKDILEDDEIKKKDGEIKKEEKPSKEYKIHPPLWSVESKKSKHKS